One Methylophilus sp. TWE2 DNA segment encodes these proteins:
- a CDS encoding TetR/AcrR family transcriptional regulator, with the protein MNMMKKPEPNVRGPSEHNVRDQIVNAAAEYFSRYGYEKTTVSDLAKAIGFSKAYIYKFFSTKQAIGEVICANTLSAILQAVEAGMSDANSASERLRRVFRVVVETSSQLFFEDRKLYDIAASAATEQWQSCTDYQESIKKIILDIVREGREAGEFERKTPIDETVNAIFFVMLPYCNPLLLQHNLNIADQAPMVLSNLILRSLAP; encoded by the coding sequence ATGAATATGATGAAAAAACCAGAGCCAAATGTACGCGGACCCTCTGAACATAATGTCCGTGACCAGATCGTCAATGCGGCGGCGGAATACTTCAGCCGCTATGGCTATGAAAAAACCACCGTTTCTGATCTTGCTAAAGCGATAGGCTTTTCCAAGGCCTATATATATAAGTTTTTTTCTACCAAACAAGCCATTGGAGAAGTGATCTGCGCGAACACCTTAAGCGCTATTTTACAAGCGGTAGAAGCCGGGATGTCTGATGCAAATTCAGCATCAGAGCGCCTTAGGAGGGTTTTTAGGGTGGTTGTTGAGACCAGTTCACAGTTGTTTTTTGAAGACCGCAAGCTATATGACATTGCGGCATCCGCCGCCACTGAGCAGTGGCAATCCTGCACTGATTACCAGGAGAGTATCAAAAAAATCATCCTTGATATTGTGCGCGAGGGGCGCGAGGCTGGCGAGTTTGAGCGTAAAACTCCCATTGATGAAACCGTCAATGCGATCTTTTTTGTGATGCTTCCTTATTGCAATCCCTTGCTGCTGCAACACAATCTGAATATTGCTGATCAAGCCCCTATGGTGCTCTCGAATTTAATATTGAGAAGTTTAGCCCCCTAA
- a CDS encoding efflux transporter outer membrane subunit — MPFKRLILTLLSAGLLSNCAVGPEYKKAEMPLPDSFMGQSTLAHRKATADTDITKWWEAFGDPQLTQLIAIALEQNLDIAQAQARITQARSGLSSANAALLPSGNINSQVTRNHQSLESPLGQLLNAVPGYDRNATLYEANLNASWELDIFGGLKHQQQAAFAEYQATQAGAIATRLAIAANTADLYVTVRGLQSRLEIARKQLSTQQQLADKIRLLHSRGLAPKLQVEQSEAAVAQVAATIPVLEAGLVAAMNAIDVMLGQAPGKYRAELNVVRPIPAAPQMTSLGAPGELLKRRPDLIVAERRLAMANANIGQAIAEYYPKVGLSLLVGSATAISGGNLFSNAANQAAAVAGLRWRLFDFGRIDAQIHRAKGQEAELLAAYRQSALRATEDVENAISALVKREEQSIYLRQGEQALAQARDTSFIAYQRGVVSLIEVLHADENLLRVSDAKAQSQTEAARSAIAAFKALGGGWDPNSTQAASLTQAGIEHSSSANP, encoded by the coding sequence ATGCCTTTTAAACGACTGATTCTGACATTGCTGAGCGCTGGCCTATTGAGCAACTGTGCGGTGGGGCCAGAGTATAAAAAAGCAGAGATGCCCCTTCCTGACAGCTTTATGGGACAGTCGACACTTGCGCATCGGAAGGCGACCGCCGATACCGATATCACCAAGTGGTGGGAAGCTTTCGGTGACCCGCAGTTGACCCAGCTTATTGCAATCGCGCTGGAGCAAAACCTGGATATTGCCCAGGCACAAGCACGCATCACCCAAGCCAGATCCGGCTTGAGCTCAGCAAATGCGGCGTTATTACCTTCAGGCAATATCAACAGCCAGGTCACCAGAAACCATCAGTCTCTCGAATCGCCATTAGGCCAGCTGCTGAACGCAGTCCCTGGTTACGATAGGAATGCGACGCTTTACGAGGCAAACCTGAATGCCAGTTGGGAGCTGGATATCTTTGGTGGATTAAAACACCAGCAACAGGCCGCTTTTGCCGAATATCAAGCCACGCAAGCCGGTGCGATTGCAACAAGATTGGCGATTGCTGCGAATACCGCAGACCTTTATGTCACTGTGCGCGGATTGCAATCTCGGCTGGAGATTGCAAGAAAGCAACTTTCAACGCAACAACAACTGGCAGACAAGATACGCCTCCTCCATTCGCGAGGGCTCGCCCCCAAGCTGCAAGTGGAGCAATCAGAGGCAGCCGTGGCGCAAGTTGCCGCCACTATTCCCGTATTAGAAGCGGGGTTGGTGGCGGCCATGAATGCGATAGATGTGATGTTAGGCCAAGCGCCGGGTAAATATCGCGCCGAATTAAATGTGGTGAGACCGATTCCAGCAGCCCCACAAATGACCTCATTGGGCGCCCCGGGCGAGTTGCTCAAACGCAGACCAGACCTGATTGTCGCCGAGCGGCGTCTGGCAATGGCCAATGCCAACATTGGCCAAGCCATCGCGGAATATTATCCAAAAGTTGGGCTTAGCTTGTTAGTCGGTAGTGCGACTGCTATTTCTGGCGGCAATCTGTTTAGCAACGCTGCCAATCAGGCCGCAGCCGTGGCAGGCTTGCGCTGGCGACTGTTCGACTTTGGCAGGATTGACGCACAAATCCACCGCGCAAAAGGACAAGAAGCTGAGTTGTTAGCGGCTTACAGACAATCTGCGCTCCGTGCGACCGAAGATGTAGAAAATGCCATTTCAGCCTTAGTCAAGCGAGAAGAGCAATCCATTTACCTACGGCAAGGAGAGCAGGCATTGGCGCAGGCACGGGATACATCTTTTATCGCCTATCAGCGAGGCGTCGTCAGCTTGATTGAAGTGTTACATGCAGATGAAAACTTACTCAGGGTATCGGATGCAAAAGCGCAATCGCAAACAGAAGCCGCCAGATCGGCCATCGCGGCGTTTAAAGCCTTGGGCGGCGGATGGGATCCAAACAGCACGCAAGCGGCATCTCTGACTCAAGCAGGCATTGAACATAGCAGCAGCGCAAATCCCTGA
- a CDS encoding TetR/AcrR family transcriptional regulator: MAPAGRPRTFDKSLALRNAMHVFWAKGYEGTTMSDLVEAIGVKGPSVYAAFGNKDAIFVEAVKEYSEMMLSGPLKALTEEPDIYQSIKKLLQANLEFFMNSANPRGCLIMTSAINATPEHTDLVNFVRTYRDDYKERLVKRFELALLEKQIRNHSDTSDLAEYYLTVIHGMALRAKDGSTLNQLSKVVEISLSGLRDHLETVQQ; encoded by the coding sequence ATGGCACCAGCAGGAAGACCAAGAACCTTTGATAAATCTTTAGCGCTAAGAAATGCCATGCATGTGTTTTGGGCCAAAGGCTATGAGGGCACAACGATGTCGGATCTTGTTGAGGCTATCGGAGTGAAAGGCCCCAGTGTCTATGCCGCTTTTGGTAATAAGGATGCAATTTTTGTAGAAGCCGTCAAAGAATATTCTGAAATGATGCTGAGTGGCCCACTTAAGGCGCTGACTGAAGAGCCTGATATTTATCAGTCCATAAAAAAACTCTTGCAGGCTAACTTGGAGTTTTTTATGAATTCAGCCAACCCTAGAGGCTGCTTGATCATGACGTCAGCCATTAATGCGACGCCTGAGCATACTGATCTTGTGAATTTTGTCCGCACATACCGAGATGACTACAAAGAGAGATTGGTAAAGCGATTCGAGCTTGCGCTTCTTGAGAAGCAAATTAGAAATCACTCGGATACATCTGATTTGGCGGAGTACTATTTGACGGTTATCCACGGAATGGCATTAAGAGCCAAAGATGGGTCCACTTTAAATCAACTATCTAAAGTGGTTGAAATATCTCTTTCTGGGCTGAGAGATCATTTAGAAACAGTTCAGCAGTGA
- a CDS encoding oxidoreductase, with the protein MSNSEVVLITGVSSGIGRTVAEKFVAQGCRVFGTVRNPESAQAIKGVVLIQMDIRDEGSIAAGVQTIVSQTKRIDVLVNNAGVTLLGATEEASIDEAKHLFETNVFGHLRLIKAVLPYMREQRSGRIINVSSVLGFLPAPYMSLYSASKHAIEGLSESLDHEVRQFGIRVSLVEPSFTKTNLDMNAPETATKIADYQKELAVVSKAIQQNVQKAPLPDEVADTIVRAALNTWKMRHTPKGEASLLAILRRFMPAGPVEKGLRKTFGLA; encoded by the coding sequence ATGTCAAACTCTGAAGTGGTCCTGATCACGGGTGTCTCATCAGGCATAGGACGTACAGTTGCAGAAAAGTTTGTCGCGCAGGGCTGTCGCGTATTTGGCACGGTCCGCAATCCCGAAAGCGCCCAAGCGATCAAAGGTGTGGTTCTGATTCAAATGGATATTCGCGACGAGGGGTCGATTGCGGCGGGCGTGCAAACAATAGTTTCACAGACTAAACGCATCGATGTATTGGTCAACAACGCAGGCGTTACTTTACTTGGGGCGACTGAAGAAGCGTCCATAGACGAAGCCAAACATCTGTTTGAAACCAATGTATTCGGTCACTTGCGATTGATCAAGGCCGTCTTGCCCTACATGCGCGAGCAGCGCTCTGGTCGTATCATCAATGTAAGCTCGGTATTAGGCTTTCTGCCTGCGCCTTACATGTCACTGTACTCGGCTTCCAAGCACGCGATTGAAGGGCTGTCTGAGTCTTTGGATCATGAAGTTCGCCAGTTTGGTATTCGTGTCTCACTGGTTGAGCCATCCTTCACCAAGACCAATTTAGATATGAATGCACCCGAGACCGCGACCAAGATTGCTGATTATCAAAAAGAGCTTGCTGTGGTTTCAAAGGCAATCCAACAAAATGTGCAAAAAGCGCCTTTGCCGGATGAGGTGGCGGACACGATTGTACGAGCAGCACTGAACACTTGGAAAATGCGACACACGCCTAAAGGCGAAGCCAGTCTGCTTGCGATACTCCGGCGTTTTATGCCCGCGGGTCCCGTCGAAAAGGGCTTGAGAAAAACCTTTGGGCTTGCCTGA
- a CDS encoding efflux RND transporter periplasmic adaptor subunit yields MPQRTSILASLILLGSLSLVACSEKPLQDPRTAVPLVKTATVKFASTASRAFTGTVAARVQSDLAFRVSGKVLERYVDAGQKVKRGQPLLRIDANDLLLGVKGQQETVLAAKARADQTAQEELRHRGLVEAGAISSSTYDQIKAAADAAQAQLKATESQAGVAKNASGYAMLLADSDGVVVETLAEPGQVVNAGQTVIRIAHAGEREAIVNLPETMHPPLGIKATATLYGKQDQTSNAKLRQLSESADPLTRTYEARFTLTDALVNARLGATVIIQMKEDEANQSDLLEVPVGAILDTGSATGVWVVNRTSSQVNWRPIQLVNVGEESVIVKGNLKTSDEIVALGAHLLRDGEKVRVLKAGKPDAASSRGAQ; encoded by the coding sequence ATGCCTCAGCGTACATCCATTCTTGCAAGCCTCATCTTGCTCGGTTCACTATCGTTAGTCGCTTGCAGCGAGAAGCCACTACAGGATCCGCGTACGGCTGTGCCATTGGTGAAAACGGCAACGGTCAAGTTTGCCTCTACAGCATCACGCGCTTTTACGGGTACGGTCGCGGCAAGAGTGCAAAGTGACCTGGCATTTCGTGTCTCCGGTAAAGTCCTTGAGCGATATGTAGACGCCGGACAAAAAGTGAAACGTGGTCAACCCCTGCTGCGTATTGACGCAAATGACTTATTGCTGGGCGTTAAGGGGCAACAAGAAACAGTTCTGGCTGCCAAGGCGAGGGCAGACCAAACCGCACAAGAAGAACTCAGGCACCGGGGGTTGGTTGAAGCGGGGGCTATTTCTTCTTCCACCTATGATCAGATTAAAGCGGCAGCCGATGCTGCCCAGGCCCAGCTCAAAGCGACTGAGTCACAAGCCGGTGTCGCCAAAAATGCTTCCGGCTACGCCATGCTGTTGGCAGACTCAGATGGCGTCGTTGTTGAAACCCTGGCTGAACCCGGGCAAGTCGTTAATGCCGGTCAAACCGTCATTCGCATTGCCCATGCAGGCGAGCGTGAAGCCATTGTGAATCTGCCTGAAACCATGCATCCTCCGCTTGGCATAAAGGCAACTGCCACCCTATACGGCAAACAAGATCAGACATCGAACGCCAAACTGAGGCAGCTCTCAGAGTCAGCTGACCCCCTGACGCGCACGTATGAAGCCCGATTTACGTTGACCGATGCCTTGGTGAATGCACGACTGGGGGCAACCGTCATTATCCAGATGAAAGAGGATGAGGCTAATCAAAGCGATCTTTTAGAGGTGCCTGTCGGTGCGATATTGGATACAGGCAGTGCAACCGGGGTGTGGGTGGTGAATCGAACATCCAGCCAGGTCAATTGGCGCCCAATTCAGCTGGTGAATGTTGGTGAAGAATCTGTAATCGTTAAAGGCAACCTGAAGACGAGTGATGAGATCGTGGCGTTGGGGGCGCATCTTTTACGGGATGGCGAAAAGGTCAGGGTGCTCAAAGCAGGCAAGCCTGATGCCGCATCTAGCCGTGGAGCACAATAA
- a CDS encoding cytochrome c5 family protein — MSGNNQGSSIKELIIAIPGAIIGFTLLVSLLAYLFGVVGGEKAEPSKEATEAAEQKVVANIQPVATVEVAEAAGEHVEKSGEEIVKGVCIACHGVGALGAPKVGDAGDWGPRIAQGYETLVKHAIEGIRSMPARGGNAELTDHEVADAVAYMANQAGAKFDAASLKK, encoded by the coding sequence ATGTCGGGTAACAATCAGGGTTCAAGCATTAAAGAATTAATTATTGCGATTCCAGGGGCCATCATTGGTTTCACTTTGCTAGTCTCGTTACTGGCTTATCTTTTTGGCGTGGTGGGTGGCGAAAAGGCGGAGCCTTCTAAAGAAGCCACTGAGGCAGCAGAACAGAAAGTGGTCGCCAATATCCAGCCAGTGGCAACGGTGGAAGTGGCTGAGGCCGCTGGTGAGCACGTTGAGAAAAGCGGCGAGGAAATCGTTAAAGGCGTGTGTATTGCCTGTCATGGCGTTGGTGCCCTGGGTGCGCCTAAAGTGGGCGACGCTGGCGATTGGGGTCCACGTATCGCGCAAGGGTATGAAACCCTGGTCAAGCATGCGATTGAAGGCATTCGTAGCATGCCTGCCCGTGGTGGCAACGCTGAGTTGACCGACCATGAAGTGGCAGATGCCGTCGCTTATATGGCGAATCAGGCGGGTGCAAAATTTGACGCTGCCAGCTTGAAAAAATAA
- a CDS encoding sugar phosphate nucleotidyltransferase, with the protein MKAMILAAGKGTRVRPLTYELPKPMIPVLGKPVMAYLIEHLAMHGVADIMINVSYLHKKIQDYFEDGHRFGVNIGYSFEGDIVDGQVVPHAVGSAGGMRKIQDFSGFFDETTIVLCGDAIIDLDITRAVKEHKEKGALASLVTMQVPMDKVSGYGIVVTNKEGRIISFQEKPSQQEARSNWASTGIYIFEPEVLDLIPSGSEFDIGSDLFPLLVQRGMPFYAIQHPFNWIDIGVVTDYWLVMQQMMQGFFPSMPIPGKQIKPGVWVGLNVHIDWEHTQIEGPVYIGSGSRIDKNARIIGPTWISSGCHVQRDSTVIRSILFDYTRIAQGYEIEERIVCGDYCVDRKGRMVHIDDDNCDIIWTDAREKVVYPQNYAYTRL; encoded by the coding sequence ATGAAAGCCATGATTCTTGCTGCAGGTAAGGGCACACGTGTGCGACCACTCACTTATGAATTACCCAAGCCTATGATCCCTGTGTTAGGTAAACCTGTGATGGCTTACCTGATTGAGCATTTGGCCATGCATGGGGTGGCCGATATCATGATCAATGTGAGTTACCTGCACAAAAAGATTCAGGATTACTTTGAGGATGGTCACCGCTTTGGGGTGAATATCGGCTATTCGTTTGAAGGCGATATTGTGGATGGGCAAGTGGTGCCACATGCGGTGGGTTCTGCTGGCGGGATGCGCAAGATTCAGGACTTTAGCGGATTTTTTGATGAGACGACCATTGTTTTGTGCGGGGATGCGATTATTGACCTGGACATCACGCGAGCGGTGAAAGAGCACAAGGAGAAAGGCGCGCTGGCGAGCCTGGTGACCATGCAGGTGCCTATGGATAAGGTCTCTGGTTACGGGATTGTGGTCACCAATAAAGAGGGTCGCATTATTTCTTTTCAGGAGAAGCCTAGTCAGCAGGAGGCGCGCTCCAACTGGGCGAGTACGGGGATTTATATTTTTGAACCTGAGGTGCTGGACCTGATTCCTTCAGGCAGCGAGTTTGATATCGGCTCGGATTTGTTCCCTTTGTTGGTACAACGCGGCATGCCGTTTTATGCGATTCAGCATCCGTTTAACTGGATTGATATCGGCGTGGTCACCGATTATTGGCTGGTGATGCAGCAAATGATGCAGGGATTTTTCCCCTCTATGCCGATTCCAGGCAAGCAGATCAAACCCGGTGTTTGGGTGGGGTTGAATGTGCATATCGACTGGGAACATACGCAGATTGAAGGGCCGGTGTATATCGGCTCTGGTTCACGTATTGATAAAAACGCCCGCATTATTGGCCCAACCTGGATCAGCTCTGGTTGTCATGTTCAGCGCGACAGTACGGTGATCCGCTCTATCCTGTTTGATTACACGCGGATTGCGCAAGGCTATGAAATTGAAGAGCGCATTGTTTGCGGTGATTATTGCGTGGATCGCAAGGGGCGTATGGTGCATATCGATGATGACAATTGCGATATTATCTGGACCGATGCACGCGAAAAAGTGGTTTATCCTCAGAATTACGCCTATACAAGATTGTAG
- a CDS encoding choice-of-anchor I family protein has protein sequence MKKLTIMLALALGTLSSAQAASTYNISKEWTFTHSGSGYLSEIPAFDAVTNTLWVAGVKGVDVLDATTGGFLQHIDTSAYGSINSVSISNGMAAFAIENSTRTNAGIVQLYNTSSRSLAAGTNTFNVGALPDMVTFTPDGKKILVANEGTPDAYGKRIGSSVPRVYGSAANDPVGSVTIIDVANRTVAATATLAGVPTSGTHIRTNTGMDFEPEYIAVSADGSKAYVTLQEANAIGILDLQTNTFTNVVGLGAKDFSLPGNTIDPLNNGNVNFINANVKGLYMPDGIATYDVAGKTYLVTANEGDFREDDGDRSAASSLGATGDLANIRISNTDSSAGDLYAAGARSFSIRDADGNLVYDSGDILDKEAFARGIYDDGRSRDKGVEPEGVDLFTLGGRTIAAVGLERTLKGAVALFDITDPTKVSFIDMIVSDGDLAPEGLVAFDIGGKSYLAFANEGSNTTSLFSISAVPEPGSAAMLGLGLVAIAAMRRRQQ, from the coding sequence ATGAAAAAACTGACCATCATGTTGGCATTGGCGCTGGGCACACTAAGCTCAGCCCAGGCCGCAAGCACTTATAACATCAGCAAAGAGTGGACATTTACGCATAGCGGCAGTGGTTATTTGTCTGAAATTCCGGCGTTTGATGCGGTGACCAATACTTTATGGGTGGCTGGCGTGAAGGGCGTGGATGTGCTGGATGCCACGACAGGTGGCTTTCTGCAGCATATTGATACCAGTGCTTACGGCAGTATCAACAGCGTGAGCATCAGCAATGGCATGGCGGCATTTGCCATTGAAAACTCGACGCGTACCAATGCGGGCATTGTCCAGTTATATAACACTTCCAGTCGCAGCCTGGCCGCAGGGACCAATACTTTTAACGTTGGTGCATTGCCGGATATGGTGACTTTTACCCCAGACGGCAAGAAAATACTGGTGGCTAACGAAGGCACGCCAGATGCATACGGCAAACGGATTGGGTCTAGCGTACCGCGCGTGTATGGCTCGGCCGCGAATGACCCAGTCGGTAGCGTCACGATTATTGATGTCGCAAACCGCACGGTAGCGGCGACAGCCACGCTGGCTGGTGTGCCTACGTCTGGTACTCATATCCGTACCAATACCGGCATGGATTTTGAACCAGAATATATTGCAGTGAGCGCGGATGGCAGCAAGGCTTATGTCACGCTGCAAGAAGCGAATGCCATCGGTATTCTTGACCTGCAAACCAATACCTTTACCAATGTGGTTGGCCTGGGTGCGAAAGACTTTAGCTTGCCGGGCAATACGATTGATCCGCTCAACAATGGTAACGTCAACTTCATCAATGCCAATGTCAAAGGCTTGTATATGCCGGATGGCATTGCCACTTATGACGTGGCTGGCAAGACCTATCTGGTGACGGCAAATGAAGGTGATTTCCGTGAGGATGACGGCGACCGTTCCGCTGCCAGTTCTCTGGGCGCAACCGGTGATCTGGCAAATATCCGTATCTCCAATACAGATTCTTCCGCAGGGGATTTATACGCTGCCGGGGCTCGTTCTTTCAGTATCCGGGATGCCGATGGTAACCTTGTGTATGACAGTGGGGACATTCTTGATAAAGAGGCGTTTGCACGTGGCATTTACGATGATGGCCGCAGCCGTGACAAAGGCGTAGAGCCTGAGGGGGTTGACCTGTTCACCCTGGGTGGCCGCACCATTGCTGCGGTGGGCCTGGAAAGAACACTCAAAGGCGCTGTTGCCCTGTTTGATATCACAGACCCAACTAAAGTCAGTTTTATCGATATGATTGTCTCTGATGGTGACTTGGCACCAGAAGGTCTGGTGGCGTTTGACATAGGGGGTAAATCTTACCTGGCGTTTGCCAACGAAGGCTCTAATACCACGTCGCTGTTCAGCATCAGCGCAGTGCCTGAGCCTGGTTCTGCCGCAATGTTGGGCTTGGGCTTGGTTGCTATCGCTGCGATGCGTCGTCGTCAGCAATAA
- a CDS encoding efflux RND transporter permease subunit, translated as MSGFNLSALAVRERAITLFLIILISISGVMAFFKLGRAEDPSFTIKVMTIITAWPGATAQEMQDQVAEKIEKRLQELRWYERSETYTRPGLAFTTLTLLDSTPPSEVQDEFYQARKKVGDEVRQLPAGVIGPFLNDEYSDVTFALFALKAKGLTQRTLIRDAERLRQRMLHVPGVKKVNIIGEQAERIFVEISHDRLATLGITPQDVFAALNNQNALTPAGTVETKGSAVVIRVDGAFDELEKIRNTPIVTKGRTLKLSDIAKVARGYEDPATFMIRNGGEPAILLGVVMREGWNGLDLGKALDQEVSDINAQQPLGMQLVKVTDQAVNISASVDEFMVKFFAAVLVVLLVSFLSMGWRVGVVVAAAVPLTLAVVFAVMLATGKNFDRITLGSLILALGLLVDDAIIAIEMMVVKMEEGYDRLTASAYAWSHTAAPMLSGTLVTAVGFMPNGFARSSAGEYTSNMFWIVGIALIASWVVAVVFTPYIGVKLLPDFKKVEGGHHAIYDKPSYNRFRRLLGRIIARKWLVAATVIGLFVMSVLGMAVVKKQFFPISDRPEVLVEVQMPYGTSIAQTSLAASKVEAWLSKQKEAKIVTAYVGQGAPRFFFSVGPELPDSSFAKIVVRTDNQVEREALKLRLRQVIADGLAPEARLRVTQLVFGPYSPFPVAYRVSGPDINTLRDIAKQVQQIMDASPLMRTVNTDWGVRVPALHLTLDQDRLQAVGLSSTSVAQQLQFLLTGIPVTEVREDIRTVQVIARSSGDKRLDPAKVGDFTLAGANGQRIPLSQVGTVDIRMEEPIMRRRDRVPTITVRGDIAEELQPPDVSTEITKQLQPLISKLPPGYRITEAGSIEESGKASVAMLPIFPIMLAITLLILVLQVRSMAAMVMVFLTSPLGLIGVVPTLILFQQPFGINALVGLIALSGILMRNTLILIGQIHENEQAGLDPFRAVVEATVQRARPVILTALAAILAFIPLTHSVFWGTLAYTLIGGTFAGTVLTLVFLPAMYAIWFKIKPA; from the coding sequence ATGAGCGGCTTTAATTTGTCGGCACTGGCAGTACGTGAACGTGCCATCACACTGTTCCTGATTATTCTCATCTCCATCAGTGGTGTGATGGCGTTTTTCAAGCTGGGTCGCGCTGAAGATCCTTCATTTACGATCAAAGTCATGACCATTATCACCGCCTGGCCCGGTGCCACTGCACAAGAGATGCAGGACCAGGTGGCGGAGAAAATTGAAAAGCGCCTGCAAGAGTTGCGCTGGTATGAACGAAGTGAGACCTACACCCGTCCTGGTCTGGCGTTTACTACGCTGACCCTGCTTGATAGCACGCCCCCCTCTGAAGTGCAGGATGAGTTCTACCAGGCGCGTAAAAAGGTAGGCGATGAAGTGCGTCAGCTCCCCGCTGGCGTAATCGGGCCTTTTCTCAATGACGAGTATTCTGATGTCACCTTTGCTTTGTTTGCACTGAAAGCGAAAGGACTGACGCAACGCACCCTGATACGCGATGCCGAACGATTGCGTCAGCGCATGCTGCATGTGCCTGGTGTTAAAAAGGTCAATATCATCGGCGAGCAGGCGGAGCGTATTTTCGTTGAAATTTCGCATGACCGCCTTGCCACGTTAGGCATCACGCCACAGGATGTATTCGCTGCACTCAATAACCAGAATGCGTTAACGCCAGCAGGGACTGTTGAAACTAAAGGCTCAGCAGTCGTCATTCGCGTCGATGGCGCGTTTGATGAATTGGAGAAAATACGCAATACGCCCATCGTGACCAAGGGGCGCACCCTTAAATTATCGGATATTGCAAAAGTGGCACGCGGGTATGAAGATCCTGCCACCTTTATGATACGCAATGGCGGTGAACCCGCAATATTGCTGGGTGTGGTGATGCGTGAAGGGTGGAACGGACTGGACTTGGGCAAAGCCCTGGATCAGGAAGTTTCTGACATCAATGCGCAACAGCCATTGGGCATGCAATTGGTGAAAGTGACTGACCAGGCGGTGAATATTAGTGCTTCCGTCGATGAGTTTATGGTCAAGTTTTTTGCCGCTGTGCTGGTGGTGCTGTTGGTCAGTTTCTTGAGCATGGGTTGGCGTGTTGGGGTGGTGGTTGCCGCTGCGGTGCCGTTGACACTGGCAGTGGTGTTTGCCGTCATGCTGGCTACGGGTAAAAACTTTGATCGCATCACCTTGGGCTCTTTAATCCTCGCACTAGGCTTGCTGGTTGACGATGCCATCATCGCCATTGAGATGATGGTAGTGAAGATGGAAGAGGGCTATGACCGCCTGACGGCTTCTGCCTACGCCTGGAGCCATACGGCTGCCCCTATGCTATCAGGCACGCTGGTCACTGCCGTGGGCTTTATGCCCAATGGCTTCGCGCGTTCAAGCGCAGGTGAATATACCAGTAATATGTTCTGGATCGTTGGTATCGCCCTGATCGCCTCTTGGGTGGTTGCCGTGGTGTTCACACCTTATATTGGGGTCAAGCTGTTGCCTGACTTTAAAAAAGTTGAAGGTGGGCACCATGCGATTTATGACAAGCCCAGTTACAACCGTTTCCGTCGCTTATTAGGGCGGATTATTGCGCGCAAGTGGCTCGTCGCCGCCACCGTCATTGGGCTTTTCGTGATGTCAGTATTGGGGATGGCCGTGGTCAAAAAACAGTTTTTCCCGATTTCAGATCGGCCAGAAGTCCTGGTCGAGGTACAGATGCCGTATGGCACCTCTATCGCTCAAACCAGCCTGGCGGCCAGCAAGGTCGAGGCCTGGTTATCCAAACAAAAAGAAGCCAAAATCGTCACCGCCTATGTCGGCCAGGGTGCGCCACGGTTCTTTTTCTCGGTGGGGCCTGAGCTTCCTGATTCATCCTTCGCCAAAATCGTGGTGCGTACCGATAACCAGGTGGAGCGCGAAGCCTTAAAGTTAAGATTGCGGCAAGTGATTGCTGACGGCCTGGCGCCAGAAGCCCGCTTGCGCGTGACGCAACTGGTGTTCGGCCCATACTCGCCGTTCCCTGTGGCCTATCGCGTTTCAGGGCCGGACATCAACACTTTGCGCGACATAGCGAAGCAGGTGCAGCAGATAATGGATGCCAGCCCATTGATGCGCACCGTCAATACTGACTGGGGGGTGCGCGTCCCCGCGCTTCACCTGACCTTAGATCAGGATCGTTTGCAAGCTGTGGGCCTGAGTTCTACTTCAGTCGCGCAACAACTACAGTTTCTGCTGACAGGTATCCCGGTGACAGAGGTGCGTGAAGATATTCGTACCGTACAGGTCATTGCCCGTTCGTCTGGAGACAAGCGGCTGGATCCTGCCAAAGTGGGTGACTTTACATTAGCTGGTGCTAACGGTCAGCGCATCCCTTTATCACAAGTGGGTACGGTCGATATCCGTATGGAAGAACCCATCATGCGTCGTCGTGACCGGGTGCCTACCATCACGGTGCGAGGTGATATTGCAGAAGAACTGCAACCACCGGATGTTTCAACAGAAATCACAAAACAGCTTCAGCCGCTGATCAGCAAGCTCCCGCCTGGATACCGGATCACTGAAGCGGGGTCGATTGAAGAGTCAGGCAAAGCAAGCGTGGCGATGCTGCCCATCTTCCCCATCATGCTTGCCATCACGTTGCTGATACTTGTACTGCAAGTGCGGTCTATGGCTGCCATGGTCATGGTGTTTTTGACCAGTCCGCTTGGCCTGATCGGGGTGGTGCCAACACTCATTCTATTCCAGCAGCCGTTTGGTATTAATGCGCTGGTTGGCTTGATTGCCTTATCCGGCATCCTGATGCGGAACACCCTGATTCTGATTGGCCAAATCCATGAGAATGAACAGGCTGGGTTAGATCCTTTCCGGGCTGTGGTTGAAGCCACGGTGCAACGCGCAAGGCCTGTGATCTTGACCGCGCTGGCGGCCATCCTTGCCTTTATTCCACTCACGCATTCCGTGTTTTGGGGCACGCTGGCATACACGCTGATTGGCGGCACCTTTGCCGGCACTGTGCTTACCCTGGTGTTTTTACCAGCCATGTATGCCATCTGGTTCAAGATCAAGCCTGCATAA